A region from the Hyalangium gracile genome encodes:
- a CDS encoding sensor histidine kinase has product MAHDWGWRPSHIAESLDTLLEAAEARLGFAVALTDGIVFELDADGRYLEIWTRSEELLAAPRELTLGRTLAEVFGPQAAEPFMERLRGVLETGKPDRFEYNLQVAMGLRWFSADAVRVPNRRTVVFLIRDITQHKLMEQRLLQADRLAAMGTLASGVAHEVNNPLSYISSNLNFIAEGVALLRQGLKGPLGAAELARLKETMEDCVEALSEAQEGASRIQRLTGNLRTFARGNTEARGRANVRRALEASLGITQRELSYRARLVRHLEEVPEVSGSEARLEQVFLNLLINAVQAIPEGAPERNEVRVRLFTEQGKVVVEIRDTGAGMSEEMLKHVFEPFFSTRPVGAGTGLGLSISHGIIHNMGGEISAESTVGRGTCFRVRLLALPESEQAETAATAPTNPT; this is encoded by the coding sequence CTGGCCCATGATTGGGGGTGGAGGCCCTCGCACATCGCCGAATCCCTGGACACCCTGCTGGAGGCCGCCGAGGCGCGCCTGGGCTTCGCCGTCGCGCTCACGGACGGCATCGTCTTCGAGCTGGATGCGGACGGCAGGTACCTGGAGATCTGGACGCGCTCCGAGGAGCTGCTGGCGGCGCCTCGGGAGCTGACGCTGGGGCGCACCCTGGCCGAGGTGTTCGGTCCCCAGGCCGCCGAGCCCTTCATGGAGCGGCTGCGGGGCGTCCTGGAGACGGGGAAGCCCGATCGCTTCGAATACAACCTGCAGGTGGCCATGGGGCTGCGCTGGTTCAGCGCGGACGCGGTCCGGGTGCCGAACCGGCGGACGGTGGTGTTCCTCATTCGCGACATCACCCAGCACAAGCTCATGGAGCAGCGGCTGCTCCAGGCGGACCGGCTGGCGGCCATGGGCACGCTGGCGTCCGGGGTGGCGCACGAGGTGAACAACCCGCTGAGCTACATCTCCTCCAACCTCAACTTCATCGCGGAGGGAGTGGCCTTGCTCCGGCAGGGCCTGAAGGGGCCGCTCGGCGCGGCGGAGCTGGCGCGGCTGAAGGAGACGATGGAGGACTGCGTGGAGGCGCTCTCCGAGGCGCAGGAGGGTGCCTCGCGCATCCAGCGCCTCACCGGCAACCTGAGGACCTTCGCGCGCGGCAACACCGAGGCCCGAGGACGGGCCAACGTGCGGCGAGCGCTCGAGGCGTCGCTGGGCATCACCCAGCGGGAGCTGAGCTACCGGGCGCGCCTGGTGCGGCATCTGGAGGAAGTGCCCGAGGTGAGCGGGAGCGAGGCTCGCCTGGAGCAGGTGTTCCTCAACCTGCTCATCAACGCGGTCCAGGCCATTCCGGAGGGAGCGCCGGAGCGGAACGAGGTGCGGGTGCGCCTGTTCACGGAGCAGGGGAAGGTGGTGGTGGAGATCCGGGACACCGGCGCCGGCATGTCCGAGGAGATGCTGAAGCACGTGTTCGAGCCCTTCTTCTCCACCCGGCCGGTGGGAGCCGGAACGGGGCTGGGGCTGTCCATCAGCCACGGCATCATCCACAACATGGGCGGGGAGATCTCCGCGGAGAGCACCGTGGGCCGCGGCACGTGCTTCCGGGTGCGGCTGCTCGCGCTGCCCGAGAGCGAGCAGGCGGAGACCGCCGCCACCGCGCCGACGAATCCGACATGA
- a CDS encoding DUF7218 family protein, which produces MASSRSKSSSSSSSKSSSRSKSSSSRKGGAATKNPRQYKALKRKGMPKARAAKIANSGKSASRKGGKRSSGGRSRSSKK; this is translated from the coding sequence ATGGCATCGAGCCGGAGCAAGAGCAGCAGCAGCAGCAGCAGCAAGAGCAGCAGCCGCAGCAAGAGCAGCAGCAGCCGCAAGGGCGGCGCCGCGACCAAGAACCCGCGCCAGTACAAGGCGCTCAAGCGCAAGGGGATGCCCAAGGCCCGCGCCGCGAAGATCGCCAACTCCGGCAAGTCCGCGAGCCGCAAGGGTGGCAAGCGCAGCAGCGGCGGCCGGAGCCGCTCCAGCAAGAAGTAG
- a CDS encoding DUF4097 family beta strand repeat-containing protein encodes MQRSLSWWGVLALACAGCAHVEARERFEQSFEQTVEGPISRVEVDTSSGDVRIRGVPGARLTVTGQISARAGSTEKARAIAEQIVRAPPVERSGDVLYVGRHLEVDSGLLQWVSIDYEVVVPPEVAASIDSASGDVEVQGVQGAVKVDSSSGDVRLTQVGSARINSSSGDVVLEEVAGDLEVDSSSGDVTVRATPRRQARWDLDASSGDISLAVEADAAFHLDASTSSGGVKSELPIRIQGTFEDDELHGQVGEGASEATVKASTSSGDITLRQQGPARPGAAR; translated from the coding sequence ATGCAGCGATCATTGAGCTGGTGGGGAGTCCTCGCGTTGGCCTGCGCGGGGTGCGCGCATGTCGAGGCGCGGGAGCGGTTCGAGCAGTCCTTCGAGCAGACCGTGGAGGGGCCCATCTCGCGCGTCGAGGTGGATACCTCCTCGGGGGATGTGCGCATCCGGGGTGTCCCGGGGGCGAGGCTCACGGTGACGGGGCAGATCTCCGCTCGCGCGGGCAGCACGGAGAAGGCGCGCGCCATCGCCGAGCAGATCGTGCGGGCACCGCCCGTGGAGCGCTCGGGGGATGTGCTGTACGTGGGCCGGCATCTGGAGGTGGACTCGGGCCTGCTCCAGTGGGTGTCCATCGACTATGAGGTGGTCGTGCCCCCCGAGGTGGCGGCGTCCATCGACAGCGCCTCGGGGGATGTCGAGGTTCAGGGGGTGCAGGGCGCCGTGAAGGTCGACAGCTCCTCGGGGGACGTGAGGCTGACCCAGGTGGGCTCGGCTCGCATCAACAGCTCCTCGGGGGACGTGGTGCTCGAGGAAGTCGCGGGAGACCTCGAGGTCGACAGCTCCAGTGGCGACGTGACGGTCCGGGCAACGCCGCGCCGCCAGGCTCGGTGGGACCTCGACGCGAGCTCGGGGGACATCTCCCTGGCCGTGGAGGCCGACGCTGCCTTCCACCTGGATGCGTCGACGTCGTCGGGCGGTGTGAAGAGCGAGCTCCCCATCCGGATCCAGGGGACGTTCGAGGACGACGAGCTGCACGGCCAGGTGGGCGAGGGCGCCAGCGAGGCGACCGTGAAGGCCAGCACGTCGAGCGGCGACATCACCCTCCGCCAGCAAGGGCCGGCGAGGCCTGGCGCTGCCCGCTAG
- a CDS encoding arylamine N-acetyltransferase family protein: MTATIDLNAYLRRIGFTLGVRPTLEVLKALVLLHARAIPFENLNPLLGLPVPLDPASLERKLILERRGGYCFEHNLLFKHALEAIGFDVHGLAARVLWNQPEDAVTARGHMLLRVNLDGQPSIVDVGFGGMTLTGVLRLEPGVEQATPHEPFRFVEAAGDYRLQAQVRGEWKTLYRFDLQEQFQPDYEVTNYYLSTHPRSHFRTGLIAARVEPDRRYALRNTQLSIHHLSGATEQRHLTSAAELRETLERDFRVKLPETPELEAALQRL, from the coding sequence ATGACTGCCACCATCGATCTGAACGCCTACCTGCGCCGCATCGGCTTCACCCTGGGGGTGCGGCCCACGCTGGAGGTCCTCAAGGCGCTCGTCCTCCTCCACGCGCGCGCCATCCCCTTCGAGAACCTGAACCCGCTGCTGGGCCTGCCCGTGCCGCTGGATCCGGCCTCGCTGGAGCGCAAGCTCATCCTCGAGCGGCGCGGGGGCTACTGCTTCGAGCACAACCTGCTGTTCAAGCACGCGCTCGAGGCCATCGGGTTCGACGTCCATGGCCTGGCCGCCCGCGTCCTCTGGAACCAGCCCGAGGACGCGGTGACGGCGCGCGGGCACATGCTCCTGCGCGTGAACCTCGACGGTCAGCCCTCCATCGTCGACGTCGGCTTCGGAGGGATGACGCTGACCGGCGTGCTGCGCCTGGAGCCCGGCGTGGAGCAGGCCACCCCGCATGAGCCCTTCCGCTTCGTCGAGGCTGCCGGCGACTACCGGCTGCAGGCCCAGGTGCGCGGCGAGTGGAAGACGCTCTACCGCTTCGATCTGCAGGAGCAGTTCCAGCCGGACTACGAGGTCACCAACTACTACCTCTCCACCCACCCCCGCTCGCACTTCCGAACGGGCCTCATCGCCGCGCGGGTAGAGCCGGATCGGCGCTACGCCCTGCGCAACACCCAGCTCTCCATCCACCACCTCAGCGGCGCCACCGAGCAGCGCCACCTCACCAGCGCCGCGGAGCTCCGCGAGACGCTCGAGCGGGACTTCCGGGTGAAGCTCCCGGAGACTCCGGAGCTGGAGGCCGCGCTCCAGCGGCTCTAG
- a CDS encoding tetratricopeptide repeat protein, whose product MEHLDAAEFTRFLRGQLSPERAAQVERHLATCGPCAERLSSEGEAVTEVPPDQQEVSYATGAAFGTGDSAVAPSREPVTPQWIKEGRPPERGEQVGRYLILEKVGQGGMGTVYAAWDPDLGRRVAIKLLRMDKQHAEGRTVGQARLLREAQAMARVTHPHVISVYDVGTLGEGVFVAMEFVDGTTLKKWIKEKPHAWHEVLDTFVAAGRGLAGAHAAGLVHRDFKPDNVLIGKDGRIRVTDFGLARLAEEGAEPPRPALPAGAPVDESPELAQLTQDGHAVGTLMYMSPEQRRGEAPDARADQFSFCVALYWALFGVWPFERQRSAKDADYSPASSHKGTSRPSQRTGDLRPVDPTTGAFEPPREPRVPAFVRRAILRGLAPDPKDRFPSMEALLTQLEYRPRQVRLAAGAAAMVLLASVGGYAWYAHGAAARQALVCSGAEQKLAGIWDAAVRKQVTDGLVATGNPQAADVATRVTGLLDGYTRDWVEASTEACRATRIRGEQTEALLSLRVVCLERRLKDVKAVTGLLASADPELLPKAADTVSLLPSLQGCADVTTLSQVEPPPDSPQARQEIERISSQLAQAKALTDAGRYKQARDVAEPAVQAASALGYRPLEAEALFFKGAAEARAGAPEDAERNLTQALRTALASHNDPVMTRSASTLLFAIGFNPERLEEALRWSEFAKASLARMGGNEELEGELFNYLGVTYTRLGKNTESLASLQRALQLVERSLGPDHVRRANILGNMGNAYRQEGQFEDSVRVYTQAIEIRERLSGPTHPIVGYLYYGRAQSRLRLEDFEKAEADAKRSLEIHIAARGPEHPETGDAYDVVGQVYLASKRYREALEPYQKALDIKEKTVGKDDETVSYSALGLGLSYLELDESAKALPLLERVLKITHDPRTQGDAYFGLARAMDAMGRKDPEVLANAQKAWDAFHGVKETEIAKEIADWMARHPSAPVAAKGKSRTAKKGR is encoded by the coding sequence ATGGAGCACCTCGACGCAGCCGAATTCACCCGCTTCCTTCGGGGCCAGCTCTCTCCGGAGCGGGCCGCCCAGGTGGAGCGCCACCTGGCCACGTGCGGGCCGTGCGCGGAGCGGCTCTCGTCCGAGGGAGAGGCCGTCACCGAGGTGCCCCCGGATCAGCAGGAGGTGAGCTACGCCACCGGAGCGGCCTTCGGCACCGGGGACAGCGCCGTGGCGCCCTCGCGTGAGCCCGTCACGCCGCAGTGGATCAAGGAGGGCCGCCCCCCGGAGCGCGGCGAGCAGGTGGGCCGCTACCTCATCCTGGAGAAGGTGGGTCAGGGTGGCATGGGGACGGTGTACGCGGCGTGGGATCCGGATCTCGGCCGCCGCGTCGCCATCAAGCTGCTGCGCATGGACAAGCAGCACGCCGAGGGCCGCACCGTGGGACAGGCCCGCCTGCTGCGCGAGGCCCAGGCCATGGCGCGAGTGACGCACCCCCACGTCATCTCCGTCTACGACGTGGGCACGCTAGGCGAGGGCGTCTTCGTCGCCATGGAGTTCGTGGACGGCACCACGCTCAAGAAGTGGATCAAGGAGAAGCCGCACGCCTGGCACGAGGTGCTGGACACCTTCGTGGCGGCGGGCCGCGGCCTGGCCGGCGCCCACGCCGCGGGCCTGGTGCACCGCGACTTCAAGCCGGACAACGTGCTGATTGGCAAGGACGGGCGCATCCGCGTCACCGACTTCGGTCTGGCCCGACTGGCGGAGGAAGGCGCCGAGCCGCCTCGCCCCGCGCTCCCGGCGGGCGCGCCCGTGGACGAGAGCCCGGAGCTGGCGCAGCTCACCCAGGACGGCCATGCGGTGGGCACGCTCATGTACATGTCCCCCGAGCAGCGGCGCGGCGAGGCGCCGGACGCGCGGGCCGACCAGTTCAGCTTCTGCGTGGCGCTCTACTGGGCCCTGTTCGGCGTGTGGCCGTTCGAGCGTCAGCGCTCGGCGAAGGACGCGGACTACAGCCCGGCCTCGTCCCACAAGGGCACCTCGCGGCCCAGCCAGCGCACCGGGGACCTGCGCCCGGTGGACCCGACCACGGGCGCCTTCGAGCCGCCGCGCGAGCCGCGCGTCCCCGCCTTCGTGCGCCGCGCCATCCTCCGCGGGCTCGCTCCGGATCCAAAGGATCGCTTCCCCTCCATGGAGGCGCTGCTGACGCAGCTCGAGTACCGGCCGCGTCAGGTGCGGCTGGCGGCGGGCGCCGCGGCCATGGTGCTGCTGGCGAGCGTCGGCGGCTATGCGTGGTACGCGCACGGGGCCGCGGCCCGGCAGGCCCTGGTGTGCAGCGGCGCGGAGCAGAAGCTGGCGGGCATCTGGGATGCGGCGGTCCGCAAGCAGGTGACGGACGGACTGGTGGCCACGGGCAATCCGCAGGCGGCGGACGTGGCCACCCGCGTCACGGGGCTGCTGGATGGCTACACGCGCGACTGGGTGGAGGCCAGCACCGAGGCCTGCCGCGCCACGCGCATCCGCGGCGAGCAGACCGAGGCGCTCCTGTCCCTGCGCGTGGTGTGCCTGGAGCGGCGCCTGAAGGACGTGAAGGCCGTCACCGGGCTGCTGGCCTCCGCGGACCCCGAGCTGCTGCCGAAGGCGGCGGACACCGTCTCGCTGCTCCCGTCCCTGCAGGGCTGCGCGGACGTGACGACGCTGAGCCAGGTGGAGCCCCCTCCCGACTCACCCCAGGCCCGCCAGGAGATCGAGCGGATCTCCAGCCAGCTGGCGCAGGCCAAGGCGCTGACGGATGCGGGCCGGTACAAGCAGGCCCGGGACGTCGCCGAGCCCGCGGTGCAGGCGGCCAGCGCGCTGGGCTACCGTCCCCTGGAGGCCGAGGCGCTGTTCTTCAAGGGCGCGGCGGAGGCTCGTGCCGGAGCGCCCGAGGACGCCGAGCGCAACCTGACGCAGGCGCTGCGCACGGCGCTGGCCTCGCACAACGATCCGGTGATGACGCGCTCGGCCTCCACGCTCCTGTTCGCCATCGGCTTCAACCCCGAGCGGCTGGAGGAGGCGCTGCGGTGGAGCGAGTTCGCCAAGGCCTCGCTGGCGCGCATGGGCGGCAACGAGGAGCTGGAGGGCGAGCTGTTCAACTACCTGGGGGTGACGTACACGCGGCTGGGCAAGAACACCGAGTCGCTCGCCTCGCTGCAGCGGGCGCTCCAATTGGTGGAGCGCTCCCTGGGCCCGGACCACGTCCGGCGCGCCAACATCCTGGGCAACATGGGCAACGCCTACCGCCAGGAGGGCCAGTTCGAGGACTCGGTGCGCGTCTACACCCAGGCGATCGAGATCCGCGAGCGGCTGAGCGGCCCCACCCACCCCATCGTCGGCTACCTCTACTACGGGCGCGCGCAGTCGCGGCTCCGCCTGGAGGACTTCGAGAAGGCGGAGGCCGACGCGAAGCGCTCGCTGGAGATCCACATCGCCGCCCGCGGCCCGGAGCACCCCGAGACGGGGGACGCCTATGACGTGGTGGGCCAGGTGTACCTGGCCAGCAAGCGGTACCGCGAGGCGCTGGAGCCCTACCAGAAGGCGCTGGACATCAAGGAGAAGACGGTCGGCAAGGACGACGAGACGGTGAGCTACTCGGCCCTGGGCCTGGGGCTGTCCTACCTGGAGCTGGACGAGTCCGCGAAGGCGCTCCCGCTGCTCGAGCGCGTCCTGAAGATTACCCACGATCCGCGGACCCAGGGCGACGCCTACTTCGGGCTGGCCCGGGCCATGGACGCGATGGGGCGCAAGGATCCCGAGGTGCTGGCGAACGCCCAGAAGGCGTGGGACGCGTTCCACGGCGTCAAGGAGACCGAGATCGCGAAGGAGATCGCCGACTGGATGGCCAGGCACCCGTCCGCGCCAGTTGCCGCGAAGGGCAAGTCGCGGACGGCCAAGAAGGGCCGGTGA
- a CDS encoding PD-(D/E)XK nuclease family protein — translation MRRTTLTNDFSWSKSRHEKFSECLRAYYLYYYRSWGGWEAEAPKDVRELYVLKKLNNRYSWAGSVVHECVRDVLLDWQAGRSVELADVEARARRLMQDDFRHSVKKAYWTQKHRKPFTGLVEHEYGEPVPDEAWKQNWETVRQALGWFFSSRWPALARSLKPAQWLEVDAGFDFSSFTLDGVKVFAIPDFAYVDDTGAPVVVDWKTGKARDGYDEQVLGYALYVSQRYKLPVEKVRASLVYLNEGLEQDVQVDLAAMEAFKARFAQSVASMRGMLTDVATNTPKDATAFPMTENVAMCVRCAFRRPCGRLEAAAQFQAQQQQAQGPAPTPKVA, via the coding sequence ATGCGGCGCACCACGCTCACCAATGACTTCTCCTGGTCGAAGAGTCGCCACGAGAAGTTCTCCGAATGCCTCCGGGCCTACTACCTCTACTACTACCGCTCCTGGGGCGGATGGGAGGCGGAGGCCCCCAAGGACGTGCGCGAGCTGTACGTCCTCAAGAAGCTGAACAACCGCTACAGCTGGGCGGGCAGCGTGGTGCACGAGTGCGTGCGGGACGTGCTGCTGGACTGGCAGGCGGGGCGCTCGGTGGAACTGGCCGACGTGGAGGCCCGGGCGCGGCGGCTGATGCAGGATGACTTCCGGCACTCGGTGAAGAAGGCCTACTGGACGCAGAAGCACCGCAAGCCGTTCACCGGGCTGGTGGAGCACGAGTACGGCGAGCCGGTGCCGGACGAGGCCTGGAAGCAGAACTGGGAGACGGTGCGCCAGGCGCTGGGGTGGTTCTTCTCCTCGCGGTGGCCGGCGCTGGCCCGCTCACTCAAGCCGGCGCAGTGGCTGGAGGTGGACGCGGGCTTCGACTTCTCCAGCTTCACCCTGGACGGGGTGAAGGTGTTCGCCATCCCGGACTTCGCCTACGTGGACGACACGGGCGCGCCGGTGGTGGTGGACTGGAAGACGGGCAAGGCGCGTGACGGGTATGACGAGCAGGTGCTGGGCTACGCGCTCTACGTGTCCCAGCGCTACAAGCTGCCGGTGGAGAAGGTGCGCGCCTCGCTGGTGTACCTGAACGAGGGGCTGGAGCAGGACGTCCAGGTGGACCTGGCGGCCATGGAGGCCTTCAAGGCGCGCTTTGCCCAGAGCGTGGCGAGCATGCGCGGCATGCTCACGGACGTGGCCACCAACACGCCGAAGGACGCCACCGCCTTCCCGATGACGGAGAACGTGGCCATGTGCGTGCGCTGTGCCTTCCGGCGGCCCTGCGGGCGCCTGGAGGCGGCGGCGCAGTTCCAGGCACAGCAGCAGCAGGCACAGGGCCCGGCGCCGACGCCGAAGGTGGCCTGA
- a CDS encoding transporter substrate-binding domain-containing protein yields MNPGRPWQRSFPALTLALMLGVVAACASGPVPAPSRPALRVGTSGDYPPFSDWRQERPSGFSVALVEAFAADAGFEPSWVRFRWPELAGDLSAGKFELADSGITVRPERSVVGRYTVPVLRNGAVLLLRRPSQAPPLARGYPQDMGTALSELRALDRPELRVAVNRGGHLERVARALFQHAQVQTIPDNAGVREALASGKVDAALSNNLEAPRWAEGLSGIELLGPLTRDVVAIYVRADQPELASRLDTWLMAQEESGRLGQLRARYLGPGAGGPTALPVQALLAATAERLALMPWVAAAKQRSGKPVEDTAQEARVRAAFRDEVRKVTPPGQTPPSDEALDAFFQAQMDVAKLVQQRTPVEASAPTYSLETELRPAVARITARMSTLVARLPAHLEEATVRELARDWLGASRLEAAEVERIARTLAALRPARAP; encoded by the coding sequence ATGAACCCTGGACGTCCGTGGCAGCGGAGCTTCCCCGCGCTGACGTTGGCCTTGATGCTCGGCGTGGTGGCCGCGTGCGCTTCGGGGCCCGTCCCCGCGCCTTCGCGGCCCGCGCTCCGCGTGGGAACCAGCGGTGACTACCCGCCCTTCAGCGACTGGAGGCAGGAGCGCCCGAGCGGATTCTCCGTGGCGCTGGTGGAGGCGTTCGCGGCCGATGCGGGCTTCGAGCCCTCCTGGGTCCGCTTCCGCTGGCCCGAGCTGGCGGGGGACTTGAGTGCTGGGAAGTTCGAGCTGGCGGACAGCGGCATCACCGTGCGCCCGGAGCGCTCGGTGGTGGGGCGCTACACCGTTCCGGTGCTCCGCAATGGCGCCGTGCTGCTGCTCAGGCGCCCGAGCCAGGCTCCGCCTCTGGCGCGGGGCTATCCGCAAGACATGGGCACGGCGCTGTCCGAGCTGCGCGCGCTGGACCGCCCCGAGCTCCGAGTCGCCGTGAACCGGGGTGGGCACCTGGAGCGTGTGGCCCGAGCCCTCTTCCAGCACGCCCAGGTCCAGACCATCCCCGACAACGCGGGGGTGCGCGAGGCGCTGGCCTCCGGAAAGGTGGATGCGGCGCTGAGCAACAACCTCGAGGCTCCGCGCTGGGCCGAGGGACTCTCGGGCATCGAGTTGCTGGGCCCGCTCACGCGGGATGTGGTGGCCATCTATGTCCGCGCGGATCAGCCCGAGCTGGCGTCCCGGCTCGACACGTGGCTGATGGCGCAGGAGGAGAGCGGCCGACTGGGGCAGCTGCGCGCCCGCTACCTGGGACCTGGCGCGGGAGGACCGACCGCGCTGCCCGTGCAGGCGCTCCTGGCGGCCACGGCCGAGCGGCTGGCGCTCATGCCCTGGGTCGCCGCGGCCAAGCAGCGCTCAGGCAAGCCCGTGGAGGACACCGCTCAGGAGGCCCGTGTGCGGGCTGCCTTCCGGGACGAGGTGCGCAAGGTGACGCCCCCGGGACAGACACCTCCGTCCGATGAGGCGCTCGACGCGTTCTTCCAAGCGCAGATGGATGTCGCCAAGCTCGTGCAGCAGCGCACGCCCGTCGAGGCCAGTGCCCCCACCTACTCCCTGGAGACGGAGCTGCGGCCGGCGGTGGCGCGCATCACCGCGAGGATGTCCACTCTCGTGGCGCGGCTGCCCGCTCATCTGGAGGAGGCCACCGTGCGGGAGCTGGCGCGGGACTGGCTCGGGGCAAGTCGGCTGGAGGCCGCCGAGGTGGAGCGGATTGCTCGGACGCTCGCGGCGCTGCGCCCGGCGCGGGCTCCGTAG
- a CDS encoding NAD(P)/FAD-dependent oxidoreductase, with amino-acid sequence MFDAIVIGARCAGAATALLLARKGHKVLVVDRSTFPSDVISTHFLWPHGTSYLNRWGLLDRVLAQTPSHTVIHMVNEGIPLSGSVPVELVRQYFQQLHGDDSGVVQRYASVRRRVLDKILVDAAVEAGAEVREGFVVEELISEGDRVVGIRGKTRQGARVEERARVVVGADGRNSFVARTLKLPKYDERLKCTFAYWTYISGFNLQEARIHRRGRLAAAVVPTNFGQNMTLVWGPSEWSETFRRDVEGNFHRTLDFVSPELGEIVRTQGKREERIYGTVDQAAYLRPLYGAGWVLAGDAGSFKDQCTATGMTHAFRDAELVSTALDAGLSGRQPLEVALKNYESRRRSQSAAAYYDYVCTLAEMRPLRHDELQLFVVLRGNQEETNRFIATYADIAPMSEFFQASNLLLLSDAAKETSRDHAIFTNFETTSRQYHQNLFAA; translated from the coding sequence ATGTTCGACGCAATTGTCATCGGGGCGCGCTGCGCGGGAGCGGCGACGGCGCTGCTGCTCGCACGCAAGGGCCACAAGGTGCTGGTGGTGGATCGCTCCACCTTCCCCAGCGACGTCATTTCCACGCACTTCCTCTGGCCTCACGGCACCTCGTACCTGAACCGCTGGGGGCTGCTGGACCGGGTGCTCGCCCAGACGCCGTCGCACACCGTCATCCACATGGTGAACGAGGGCATCCCGCTGAGCGGCAGCGTGCCGGTGGAGCTGGTGCGTCAGTACTTCCAGCAGCTGCACGGGGACGACTCGGGGGTGGTGCAGCGCTACGCCTCGGTGCGGCGGCGCGTGCTGGACAAGATCCTGGTGGACGCGGCCGTCGAGGCCGGCGCCGAGGTGCGTGAGGGCTTCGTCGTCGAGGAGCTGATCTCCGAAGGAGACCGGGTGGTGGGCATCCGGGGGAAGACGCGCCAGGGGGCTCGGGTGGAGGAGCGGGCGCGCGTCGTGGTGGGCGCGGACGGGCGCAACTCGTTCGTCGCTCGGACGCTGAAGCTGCCCAAGTACGACGAGCGCCTCAAGTGCACGTTCGCCTACTGGACGTACATCTCGGGCTTCAACCTCCAGGAGGCGCGCATCCACCGTCGAGGGCGGCTGGCCGCGGCGGTGGTGCCCACCAACTTCGGCCAGAACATGACGCTGGTGTGGGGGCCCAGCGAGTGGTCGGAGACGTTCCGCCGGGACGTGGAGGGCAACTTCCACCGGACCCTGGACTTCGTGAGCCCGGAGCTCGGGGAGATCGTCCGCACCCAGGGCAAGCGCGAGGAGCGCATCTACGGCACGGTGGACCAGGCCGCCTACCTGCGGCCCCTCTACGGCGCCGGCTGGGTGCTGGCGGGGGATGCGGGCTCCTTCAAGGATCAGTGCACGGCCACGGGGATGACGCACGCGTTCCGGGACGCGGAGCTGGTGTCCACGGCGCTGGACGCGGGGCTGTCCGGGCGACAGCCGCTGGAGGTGGCGCTGAAGAACTACGAGAGCCGCCGCCGCAGCCAGTCCGCCGCCGCCTACTACGACTACGTGTGCACGCTGGCGGAGATGCGCCCGCTGCGCCACGACGAGCTGCAGCTCTTCGTCGTCCTGCGCGGCAACCAGGAGGAGACCAACCGCTTCATCGCCACGTACGCGGACATCGCGCCGATGTCCGAGTTCTTCCAGGCCTCCAACCTGCTGCTGCTCAGTGACGCCGCGAAGGAGACCTCGCGCGACCACGCCATCTTCACCAACTTCGAGACCACGTCCCGGCAGTACCACCAGAACCTCTTCGCCGCCTGA